A genomic window from Silene latifolia isolate original U9 population chromosome 11, ASM4854445v1, whole genome shotgun sequence includes:
- the LOC141612901 gene encoding uncharacterized protein LOC141612901, with protein sequence MHPCTTFEEVQSKAILCHEARGRPRTKEEALMIRTRSRKAPGREEERKIQTLQQEREQRLFKALKELGRRVRWPKLPEGNPSSRDTGKKCEFHGSNTHNTDECHSLRKEVKFHYDQGNLDHLLPRNTTRVNSADQVLPSPPPHCSRTVNVITGGSELCGLTYSAAKRHATRTKGDRPESSCRVNHQNLPSVTFDETDAGSTPEQHHDALIITLPIGNCKVKKILVDTGSSVNLIMMETLKGMGFTEKDLAKKAIPLVGFSGETKHSLGEIIIPTYAGGVNKQVRYLVIDGPSTYNVILGRPWIHEMKAIPSTYHQCLKFPTPWGVQEIRGDQEDAKDCYKVALKPTTGSPA encoded by the exons atgcatccatgcactACCTTTGAGGAGGTGCAATCGAAGGCGATTCTTTGTCATGAGGCTAGAGGAAGACCCCGCACCAAAGAAGAGGCACTTATGATTCGGACCCGATCGAGAAAGGCTCCTGGTAGAGAAGAAGAGCGAAAGATCCAAACCCTACAGCAGGAGCGTGAACAAA GACTATTCAAAGCCTTGAAGGAGCTGGGACGCAGAGTCAGGTGGCCAAAACTTCCAGAAGGAAACCCCAGCAGCAGAGACACAGGCAAAAAGTGTGAGTTCCACGGCAGCAACACTCACAACACCGATGAATGCCACTCCCTCAGAAAGGAAGTTAAATTTCACTACGACCAAGGGAACCTGGATCATCTCCTACCCAGAAACACAACCAGAGTAAATTCAGCGGATCAGGTTCTGCCCTCCCCTCCTCCTCATTGCTCTAGAACTGTGAATGTCATTACAGGTGGATCGGAGTTGTGTGGGCTAACCTACTCAGCAGCTAAGAGGCATGCAACTAGGACTAAGGGAGACAGACCAGAAAGCTCCTGCAGAGTTAACCACCAGAATCTGCCATCAGTCACCTTCGACGAAACAGACGCAGGATCTACTCCCGAACAGCACCACGATGCCCTAATCATCACGCTTCCCATAGGGAACTGCAAGGTGAAGAAGATCCTGGTGGATACCGGAAGCTCCGTCAACCTAATCATGATGGAAACACTCAAAGGAATGGGATTCACCGAGAAAGATCTAGCAAAGAAGGCAATTCCCTTAGTTGGTTTCAGCGGCGAAACAAAACACTCCCTAGGAGAAATCATCATCCCAACCTACGCCGGGGGTGTGAACAAACAGGTAAGGTATTTGGTTATTGATGGTCCCTCCACTTACAATGTAatccttggcaggccctggatccacgagaTGAAAGCAATTCCCTCAACGTACCACCAGTGCCTGAAGTTTCCGACGCCTTGGGGGGTGCAAGAAATACGTGGGGACCAGGAGGACGCTAAGGATTGCTACAAGGTGGCTCTGAAGCCGACAACAGGTtcgcccgcatag
- the LOC141610965 gene encoding uncharacterized protein LOC141610965 isoform X1: protein MDLSTTLSLVQTILTAIQSLGLMQSLFSISHCRSELDDLHKTVQTVRAVLEDADAKQDLLNSQEKNYIQELKDAVYDADDVLDEFLTLAKRQKLREDSDKFSDKKFATPCEKSQEFHLSCKINLHRHKSMDNHGFMAFSPFNVGLLDAHSWVTLTLQHHVDKVSVWIRLYCMKFSIVWSKEVSMFVLYGTRDMAAN from the exons ATGGATCTTTCAACAACGTTATCCTTAGTTCAAACTATACTTACTGCTATCCAAAGTTTGGGTCTGATGCAATCATTGTTCTCCATTTCTCATTGCAGATCCGAGCTTGATGACCTCCATAAGACTGTCCAAACTGTCAGAGCTGTTCTTGAGGATGCTGATGCCAAGCAGGACTTGCTCAACAGCCAGGAGAAGAATTACATTCAAGAGCTCAAAGATGCTGTTTACGACGCGGACGATGTGTTAGATGAGTTCCTAACCCTTGCCAAGCGACAGAAACTCAGGGAAGATAGTGATAAATTCTCTGACAAG AAATTTGCAACTCCTTGTGAGAAGAGCCAAGAATTCCATTTGTCATGTAAGATCAACCTCCACCGCCACAAATCAATGGACAATCATGGATTCATGGCCTTCAGCCCTTTTAATGTAGGGTTACTGGATGCACATTCCTGGGTTACTCTGACTCTCCAACACCATGTTGACAAAGTGTCAGTGTGGATACGGCTCTATTGCATGAAGTTTTCTATTGTGTGGTCTAAAGAAGTGTCGATGTTCGTGTTGTATGGCACACGCGACATGGCAGCTAACTGA
- the LOC141610965 gene encoding uncharacterized protein LOC141610965 isoform X4, translating into MDLSTTLSLVQTILTAIQSLGLMQSLFSISHCRSELDDLHKTVQTVRAVLEDADAKQDLLNSQEKNYIQELKDAVYDADDVLDEFLTLAKRQKLREDSDKFSDKPTI; encoded by the exons ATGGATCTTTCAACAACGTTATCCTTAGTTCAAACTATACTTACTGCTATCCAAAGTTTGGGTCTGATGCAATCATTGTTCTCCATTTCTCATTGCAGATCCGAGCTTGATGACCTCCATAAGACTGTCCAAACTGTCAGAGCTGTTCTTGAGGATGCTGATGCCAAGCAGGACTTGCTCAACAGCCAGGAGAAGAATTACATTCAAGAGCTCAAAGATGCTGTTTACGACGCGGACGATGTGTTAGATGAGTTCCTAACCCTTGCCAAGCGACAGAAACTCAGGGAAGATAGTGATAAATTCTCTGACAAG CCGACTATCTGA
- the LOC141610965 gene encoding uncharacterized protein LOC141610965 isoform X3, giving the protein MDLSTTLSLVQTILTAIQSLGLMQSLFSISHCRSELDDLHKTVQTVRAVLEDADAKQDLLNSQEKNYIQELKDAVYDADDVLDEFLTLAKRQKLREDSDKFSDKDTIWKLET; this is encoded by the exons ATGGATCTTTCAACAACGTTATCCTTAGTTCAAACTATACTTACTGCTATCCAAAGTTTGGGTCTGATGCAATCATTGTTCTCCATTTCTCATTGCAGATCCGAGCTTGATGACCTCCATAAGACTGTCCAAACTGTCAGAGCTGTTCTTGAGGATGCTGATGCCAAGCAGGACTTGCTCAACAGCCAGGAGAAGAATTACATTCAAGAGCTCAAAGATGCTGTTTACGACGCGGACGATGTGTTAGATGAGTTCCTAACCCTTGCCAAGCGACAGAAACTCAGGGAAGATAGTGATAAATTCTCTGACAAG GATACAATTTGGAAACTGGAAACCTAA
- the LOC141610965 gene encoding uncharacterized protein LOC141610965 isoform X2 codes for MDLSTTLSLVQTILTAIQSLGLMQSLFSISHCRSELDDLHKTVQTVRAVLEDADAKQDLLNSQEKNYIQELKDAVYDADDVLDEFLTLAKRQKLREDSDKFSDKFLWRENSRTKGFKSNKEVQKQKRKRNLENIYK; via the exons ATGGATCTTTCAACAACGTTATCCTTAGTTCAAACTATACTTACTGCTATCCAAAGTTTGGGTCTGATGCAATCATTGTTCTCCATTTCTCATTGCAGATCCGAGCTTGATGACCTCCATAAGACTGTCCAAACTGTCAGAGCTGTTCTTGAGGATGCTGATGCCAAGCAGGACTTGCTCAACAGCCAGGAGAAGAATTACATTCAAGAGCTCAAAGATGCTGTTTACGACGCGGACGATGTGTTAGATGAGTTCCTAACCCTTGCCAAGCGACAGAAACTCAGGGAAGATAGTGATAAATTCTCTGACAAG TTCCTTTGGCGAGAAAACAGCCGAACAAAAGGATTTAAGTCGAATAAGGAAGTACAGAAACAGAAGAGGAAGAGAAACTTAGAAAATATTTACAAATGA
- the LOC141610963 gene encoding putative disease resistance protein RGA1 produces MGGLGKTALAQLVFNDPRISDAFELKRWTCIADQDQQQLDLKGHLGKVVKGFSVSDKMSLEDIHHVVKQELNGKKYLLVLDDVWTESYHEWQLFEGFLMVGGRGSWIIITTRSKTTAQMIAGDQMHELRGLSESDSWHLFERMAFQAEERDDELVNLGKEIVKKCTNVPLAIRVVGSLLRGQSKSKWLLFHEKGLDSLGGSNDTITRILKLSYDQLNPSLKACFAYCAIFPKDWQISKQLLIQLWMAQGYINSENLGEDYFLILLQRCFFQDLLEDKIGKKVLFKIHDLLHDFAEKVAGGEICRISFDTSSVGKRVRHVSFAHHMNFYASGVSDSYAQHIFNNTHIRTCLQIKDHFAVGRVDQLLASKLILKWTSLRSLDLSDSYAKSLAKSIGQLLHLRSLDLSYNHYLEVLPKSIIKLVNLQTLNLYNCESLKQLPDDVSKLVDLSTLNVAECDALSRMPAGISMLTSLHTLCQFVVGVRPTSTTEQCFYGLEDLKHLNKLKGDLKIEIAVLTNAKFVKEEHGGGGYLRSKEHLEKIVINFRRGEEYGSKASEQALLEEMEPHRDVKALELKGYHGETIPRWRGRGDNSALFDFPNLVTLRIVDCSELLYLPWQIEKLPHLKTLEISGLPNMEYVADSETLVSDEGSSFFPCLDRLNIYELPKLKGWWRRSESGSHMVKSNDSRSSREAQVEWESSPCFPLLKILSIRNCENMMFVPLCPQLEELKIYDSRADMRCAHRPLSCTKLKRLEINNLEWLKSMPSEYTQFLSEIEIRGDERMERLGEVNEFPTSLLSSVQTLRIRVCPELVSIRGWLEHLSALKYLYIGDCRKVELGGMSWHNLAATLQSLVLGGLKEMEELPEGLQYCTSLHDLDIWDCPKLKYMPKWMPKLTSLRVLYIRRCSKSLWKRCQKPNGEDWPLIQHISRLIL; encoded by the coding sequence ATGGGAGGtttgggaaaaaccgctcttgccCAACTTGTGTTTAACGATCCTAGGATCAGTGATGCATTCGAGCTGAAGAGGTGGACTTGCATTGCTGATCAGGATCAACAACAGTTGGACTTGAAAGGGCATTTAGGTAAGGTAGTGAAAGGGTTCTCAGTTAGTGATAAAATGTCTTTGGAGGACATACATCATGTCGTTAAGCAGGAACTTAATGGGAAAAAATACTTGCTCGTGTTAGATGATGTGTGGACTGAAAGTTATCATGAATGGCAGCTGTTCGAAGGGTTTTTGATGGTTGGCGGAAGGGGGAGTTGGATAATTATAACTACACGCTCGAAAACAACTGCCCAAATGATTGCAGGTGATCAAATGCATGAGTTGCGAGGTTTGTCAGAATCCGATTCATGGCATTTGTTTGAAAGGATGGCGTTTCAAGCAGAAGAAAGAGATGATGAACTAGTTAACCTTGGCAAAGAAATTGTTAAAAAGTGCACCAATGTTCCACTTGCTATTAGAGTGGTAGGAAGTCTTCTGCGTGGTCAATCCAAGTCTAAGTGGCTGTTATTTCATGAAAAAGGGTTAGACTCTCTCGGTGGAAGTAATGATACAATAACCCGCATACTAAAGTTAAGTTATGATCAACTCAACCCTTCTTTGAAAGCTTGTTTTGCGTACTGTGCTATCTTTCCCAAGGATTGGCAGATTAGTAAGCAACTGTTGATTCAACTTTGGATGGCACAAGGCTACATTAATTCAGAGAATTTGGGCGAGGACTACTTTCTTATATTGCTTCAAAGGTGTTTTTTCCAAGATTTACTCGAGGATAAAATCGGGAAGAAAGTATTGTTTAAGATACATGATCTCTTGCATGATTTTGCTGAAAAAGTAGCAGGCGGAGAAATTTGTAGGATAAGTTTTGATACTTCCAGTGTGGGTAAACGAGTTCGCCATGTCTCTTTTGCACACCATATGAATTTTTATGCTTCCGGTGTGAGTGACTCTTATGCACAACATATCTTCAATAATACTCATATTCGTACGTGCCTTCAAATCAAGGATCATTTTGCGGTGGGTAGAGTGGACCAATTACTAGCAAGTAAATTAATACTGAAATGGACAAGCTTAAGGTCTTTAGATTTGAGTGATTCATATGCCAAAAGTTTAGCAAAATCAATAGGCCAATTGTTGCATCTGAGGAGTTTAGACCTCTCATACAATCACTATCTAGAAGTTCTTCCCAAGTCAATAATAAAGCTAGTAAATCTCCAaactttgaatttatataattgtgAGAGTTTAAAACAACTGCCAGATGATGTGAGCAAGCTAGTTGATCTAAGCACCTTAAATGTAGCCGAATGTGATGCGCTGAGTCGTATGCCGGCGGGCATAAGTATGTTGACCTCTCTGCACACTTTATGCCAATTTGTGGTGGGTGTGAGACCTACTTCAACTACAGAGCAATGTTTTTATGGGTTGGAAGATCTAAAGCACCTGAACAAATTGAAAGGGGATTTGAAGATTGAAATAGCAGTACTTACAAATGCAAAATTTGTGAAGGAAGAACATGGTGGGGGAGGCTATTTAAGGAGTAAGGAACACCTAGAAAAGATTGTAATTAACTTTAGACGTGGAGAGGAGTATGGAAGCAAGGCGTCTGAGCAAGCATTGCTGGAAGAGATGGAGCCTCATCGTGATGTCAAGGCATTGGAGTTGAAGGGTTATCATGGTGAGACAATACCGAGATGGCGAGGGAGGGGGGATAACTCGGCGTTGTTCGATTTCCCTAATCTTGTCACTTTGCGGATCGTAGATTGTAGTGAGCTTCTCTATCTGCCTTGGCAAATTGAGAAACTGCCCCACCTTAAGACGCTAGAGATTTCAGGATTGCCCAATATGGAATATGTGGCAGACTCAGAAACACTTGTCTCGGATGAAGGATCATCCTTCTTTCCCTGCCTCGATAGGCTTAATATTTATGAGTTGCCTAAGTTAAAAGGGTGGTGGCGGAGATCAGAATCAGGGTCGCACATGGTCAAGTCTAATGACAGTAGGAGCAGCCGAGAAGCACAAGTAGAGTGGGAATCATCTCCCTGTTTTCCTCTACTAAAGATTCTCAGTATAAGAAATTGTGAAAATATGATGTTTGTACCTTTATGTCCGCAACTCGAAGAGCTCAAAATATATGATTCCAGAGCAGATATGAGGTGCGCACATCGTCCCTTGTCATGTACCAAATTGAAGAGACTGGAAATCAACAACTTGGAGTGGCTCAAATCAATGCCAAGCGAGTACACTCAGTTTCTTTCAGAGATAGAAATACGGGGTGATGAGAGAATGGAGAGGTTGGGAGAAGTAAATGAGTTTCCGACCTCTTTATTGTCTTCCGTGCAAACTCTACGCATCAGAGTTTGCCCGGAACTTGTTAGCATAAGAGGATGGTTGGAGCATCTTTCTGCCTTGAAGTATTTGTATATAGGAGACTGTCGAAAAGTGGAGTTGGGTGGGATGTCATGGCATAACCTTGCTGCTACCCTTCAGTCATTGGTTTTGGGTGGATTGAAAGAGATGGAGGAATTGCCAGAGGGGTTACAGTACTGCACTTCCCTCCATGATCTTGACATTTGGGATTGTCCCAAACTGAAATACATGCCAAAATGGATGCCCAAACTCACCTCTCTCCGGGTGCTTTACATTAGGCGTTGTTCCAAAAGTCTCTGGAAAAGATGCCAAAAACCGAATGGGGAGGACTGGCCCCTCATCCAACACATCTCACGTCTTATCTTATAG